From Pleuronectes platessa chromosome 17, fPlePla1.1, whole genome shotgun sequence, one genomic window encodes:
- the LOC128459744 gene encoding dystrobrevin beta isoform X1, whose protein sequence is MVMEEGGPGDRGRGGPVLAGAEGRQIFVELGEQNLDAICLSTYRTSCKLRFVQKRCNLHLIDIYNVIEAVRDAGLNAVELNAGISVNRLENLVSSLFNQLSKRLPTTHTIDPQESTALFVEFLLAAVDSEPESRLTVLSVKAMLAMLCGGKLVDKLRYVFSQISDSGGVMVLSKFDGFLREALKLPTVVHEAPSFGYTHTTARSCFPQQKRVMLNMFLDIVTDPPQCLVWLPLMHRLANVEHVHHPVSCSFCRGEGMTGFRYRCLRCRGYQLCQNCFWRGSVSGSHSSRHQMKEHSSWKSPATKLGRALSRTLGCVSSRDPPHPIYPEEPERTLNLSNIVPSRPVGNANEAMLLSSSSPGSTKRLAAAQRMNEEHALIAAYVNRLQSSPRSVDCPSRQDEEHKLIARYTSRLAESDGSGVIPNRSINFDVNKQKRELIAQLESKNREILAEIKHLRTEHDAACQLGPERGTTNPTLLAELRLLRQRKDELEQRMSSLQESRRELMVQLEGLMKLLKAQAAGSSHASPSRPSPSAVRSLGAASPQAHMYPPQDSLAGVGGDVQEAFAQGSRRNLRNDLLVAADSITNTVSSLVKELHSDDGREEEERLLNGKDRAG, encoded by the exons atggtgatggaggaggggggtccaggagacagagggagggggggtccgGTGCTGGCCGGAGCGGAGGGACGGCAGATCTTCGTGGAGCTCG GAGAGCAGAACCTCGACGCCATTTGTCTTTCTACATATCGAACATCCTGCAAACTCCGGTTTGTACAAAAGAGATGCAACC TGCATCTGATCGACATATACAACGTGATCGAGGCGGTGCGGGACGCCGGTCTGAACGCCGTGGAGCTGAACGCCGGCATCTCCGTGAACCGACTGGAGAACCTGGTGTCGTCCCTGTTCAACCAGCTCAGCAAGCGGCTGCCCACCACGCACACCATCGACCCGCAGGAGAGCACCGCCCTGTTCGTGGAGTTCTTACTGGCCGCCGTGGACAG tgaacCAGAGAGCCGACTGACGGTGCTGTCGGTGAAGGCGATGCTGGCGATGCTGTGTGGAGGCAAACTGGTGGATAAACTCCGTT atgtgttttCTCAGATATCTGACTCCGGTGGTGTGATGGTTCTGTCCAAATTCGATGGGTTCCTGAGGGAAGCTCTGAAGTTGCCCACCGTCGTTCATGAAGCGCCGTCCTtcggctacacacacacaacagctcgCTCGTGCTTCCCACAGCAG AAGAGGGTGATGCTCAACATGTTCCTGGACATTGTCACCGACCCTCCTCAGTGTCTCGTTTGGCTGCCTCTCATGCACCGACTGGCCAACGTGGAGCACg TCCATCATCCCGTGTCTTGCTCTTTCTGTCGTGGTGAGGGGATGACGGGTTTCCGGTACCGCTGCCTCCGGTGCCGCGGCTACCAGCTCTGTCAGAACTGCTTCTGGCGCGGCAGCGTGAGCGGCTCCCACAGCAGCCGGCATCAGATGAAGGAGCACTCGTCCTGG aagTCCCCAGCGACTAAGCTTGGTCGAGCCCTGAGCAGGACTCTGGGTTGCGTGTCATCCAGAGATCCCCCCCACCCAATTTATCCAGAGGAACCTGAGAGGACGCTGAACCTGTCCAATATCGT CCCCTCTCGGCCTGTTGGAAACGCCAATGAGGCCATGttgctgtcctcctcctcacccggcTCCACCAAACG TTTGGCAGCGGCTCAGCGCATGAACGAGGAACACGCTCTGATCGCTGCGTACGTGAACCGTCTCCAGAGCAGCCCacg tagtgTGGACTGTCCCAGCAGACAGGATGAGGAGCACAAACTGATCGCCCGCTACACCTCCCGCCTGGCGGAGTCTGACGGTTCAGGA gTGATACCGAACCGGAGCATCAACTTTGACGTGAACAAGCAGAAGAGGGAGCTCATCGCTCAGCTGGAGAGTAAAAACAG AGAGATCTTGGCAGAGATAAAACATCTCCGCACGGAGCACGACGCCGCCTGCCAGCTCGGCCCGGAGAGGGGCACCACCAACCCCACCCTGCTGGCCGAGCTCCGCCTGCTCAG aCAGAGGAAAGACGAGCTGGAGCAGAGGATGTCGTCTCTACAAGAGAGCAGGAGGGAGCTGATGGTGCAGCTGGAGGGGCTGATGAAGCTGCTCAag GCGCAGGCCGCTGGCTCTTCTCACGCTTCTCCCTCCCGCCCGAGTCCTTCAGCCGTTCGCTCTCTAGGTGCCGCGTCTCCTCAGGCTCACATGTACCCCCCCCAGGACTCCCTggccggggtggggggggacgtTCAAGAGGCCTTCGCTCAAG GCTCAAGAAGGAACCTGAGGAACGACCTCCTGGTGGCAGCTGACTCCATCACCAACACTGTGTCCTCCCTGGTCAAGGAGCTGCACTCGG ATGATGgtcgggaggaagaggagcggctGCTGAACGGGAAGGACAGAG CAGGTTAA
- the LOC128459744 gene encoding dystrobrevin beta isoform X2 has translation MVMEEGGPGDRGRGGPVLAGAEGRQIFVELGEQNLDAICLSTYRTSCKLRFVQKRCNLHLIDIYNVIEAVRDAGLNAVELNAGISVNRLENLVSSLFNQLSKRLPTTHTIDPQESTALFVEFLLAAVDSEPESRLTVLSVKAMLAMLCGGKLVDKLRYVFSQISDSGGVMVLSKFDGFLREALKLPTVVHEAPSFGYTHTTARSCFPQQKRVMLNMFLDIVTDPPQCLVWLPLMHRLANVEHVHHPVSCSFCRGEGMTGFRYRCLRCRGYQLCQNCFWRGSVSGSHSSRHQMKEHSSWKSPATKLGRALSRTLGCVSSRDPPHPIYPEEPERTLNLSNIVPSRPVGNANEAMLLSSSSPGSTKRLAAAQRMNEEHALIAAYVNRLQSSPRVDCPSRQDEEHKLIARYTSRLAESDGSGVIPNRSINFDVNKQKRELIAQLESKNREILAEIKHLRTEHDAACQLGPERGTTNPTLLAELRLLRQRKDELEQRMSSLQESRRELMVQLEGLMKLLKAQAAGSSHASPSRPSPSAVRSLGAASPQAHMYPPQDSLAGVGGDVQEAFAQGSRRNLRNDLLVAADSITNTVSSLVKELHSDDGREEEERLLNGKDRAG, from the exons atggtgatggaggaggggggtccaggagacagagggagggggggtccgGTGCTGGCCGGAGCGGAGGGACGGCAGATCTTCGTGGAGCTCG GAGAGCAGAACCTCGACGCCATTTGTCTTTCTACATATCGAACATCCTGCAAACTCCGGTTTGTACAAAAGAGATGCAACC TGCATCTGATCGACATATACAACGTGATCGAGGCGGTGCGGGACGCCGGTCTGAACGCCGTGGAGCTGAACGCCGGCATCTCCGTGAACCGACTGGAGAACCTGGTGTCGTCCCTGTTCAACCAGCTCAGCAAGCGGCTGCCCACCACGCACACCATCGACCCGCAGGAGAGCACCGCCCTGTTCGTGGAGTTCTTACTGGCCGCCGTGGACAG tgaacCAGAGAGCCGACTGACGGTGCTGTCGGTGAAGGCGATGCTGGCGATGCTGTGTGGAGGCAAACTGGTGGATAAACTCCGTT atgtgttttCTCAGATATCTGACTCCGGTGGTGTGATGGTTCTGTCCAAATTCGATGGGTTCCTGAGGGAAGCTCTGAAGTTGCCCACCGTCGTTCATGAAGCGCCGTCCTtcggctacacacacacaacagctcgCTCGTGCTTCCCACAGCAG AAGAGGGTGATGCTCAACATGTTCCTGGACATTGTCACCGACCCTCCTCAGTGTCTCGTTTGGCTGCCTCTCATGCACCGACTGGCCAACGTGGAGCACg TCCATCATCCCGTGTCTTGCTCTTTCTGTCGTGGTGAGGGGATGACGGGTTTCCGGTACCGCTGCCTCCGGTGCCGCGGCTACCAGCTCTGTCAGAACTGCTTCTGGCGCGGCAGCGTGAGCGGCTCCCACAGCAGCCGGCATCAGATGAAGGAGCACTCGTCCTGG aagTCCCCAGCGACTAAGCTTGGTCGAGCCCTGAGCAGGACTCTGGGTTGCGTGTCATCCAGAGATCCCCCCCACCCAATTTATCCAGAGGAACCTGAGAGGACGCTGAACCTGTCCAATATCGT CCCCTCTCGGCCTGTTGGAAACGCCAATGAGGCCATGttgctgtcctcctcctcacccggcTCCACCAAACG TTTGGCAGCGGCTCAGCGCATGAACGAGGAACACGCTCTGATCGCTGCGTACGTGAACCGTCTCCAGAGCAGCCCacg tgTGGACTGTCCCAGCAGACAGGATGAGGAGCACAAACTGATCGCCCGCTACACCTCCCGCCTGGCGGAGTCTGACGGTTCAGGA gTGATACCGAACCGGAGCATCAACTTTGACGTGAACAAGCAGAAGAGGGAGCTCATCGCTCAGCTGGAGAGTAAAAACAG AGAGATCTTGGCAGAGATAAAACATCTCCGCACGGAGCACGACGCCGCCTGCCAGCTCGGCCCGGAGAGGGGCACCACCAACCCCACCCTGCTGGCCGAGCTCCGCCTGCTCAG aCAGAGGAAAGACGAGCTGGAGCAGAGGATGTCGTCTCTACAAGAGAGCAGGAGGGAGCTGATGGTGCAGCTGGAGGGGCTGATGAAGCTGCTCAag GCGCAGGCCGCTGGCTCTTCTCACGCTTCTCCCTCCCGCCCGAGTCCTTCAGCCGTTCGCTCTCTAGGTGCCGCGTCTCCTCAGGCTCACATGTACCCCCCCCAGGACTCCCTggccggggtggggggggacgtTCAAGAGGCCTTCGCTCAAG GCTCAAGAAGGAACCTGAGGAACGACCTCCTGGTGGCAGCTGACTCCATCACCAACACTGTGTCCTCCCTGGTCAAGGAGCTGCACTCGG ATGATGgtcgggaggaagaggagcggctGCTGAACGGGAAGGACAGAG CAGGTTAA
- the LOC128459744 gene encoding dystrobrevin beta isoform X3 — protein sequence MVMEEGGPGDRGRGGPVLAGAEGRQIFVELGEQNLDAICLSTYRTSCKLRFVQKRCNLHLIDIYNVIEAVRDAGLNAVELNAGISVNRLENLVSSLFNQLSKRLPTTHTIDPQESTALFVEFLLAAVDSEPESRLTVLSVKAMLAMLCGGKLVDKLRYVFSQISDSGGVMVLSKFDGFLREALKLPTVVHEAPSFGYTHTTARSCFPQQKRVMLNMFLDIVTDPPQCLVWLPLMHRLANVEHVHHPVSCSFCRGEGMTGFRYRCLRCRGYQLCQNCFWRGSVSGSHSSRHQMKEHSSWKSPATKLGRALSRTLGCVSSRDPPHPIYPEEPERTLNLSNIVPSRPVGNANEAMLLSSSSPGSTKRLAAAQRMNEEHALIAAYVNRLQSSPRSVDCPSRQDEEHKLIARYTSRLAESDGSGVIPNRSINFDVNKQKRELIAQLESKNREILAEIKHLRTEHDAACQLGPERGTTNPTLLAELRLLRQRKDELEQRMSSLQESRRELMVQLEGLMKLLKAQAAGSSHASPSRPSPSAVRSLGAASPQAHMYPPQDSLAGVGGDVQEAFAQGSRRNLRNDLLVAADSITNTVSSLVKELHSDDGREEEERLLNGKDRG from the exons atggtgatggaggaggggggtccaggagacagagggagggggggtccgGTGCTGGCCGGAGCGGAGGGACGGCAGATCTTCGTGGAGCTCG GAGAGCAGAACCTCGACGCCATTTGTCTTTCTACATATCGAACATCCTGCAAACTCCGGTTTGTACAAAAGAGATGCAACC TGCATCTGATCGACATATACAACGTGATCGAGGCGGTGCGGGACGCCGGTCTGAACGCCGTGGAGCTGAACGCCGGCATCTCCGTGAACCGACTGGAGAACCTGGTGTCGTCCCTGTTCAACCAGCTCAGCAAGCGGCTGCCCACCACGCACACCATCGACCCGCAGGAGAGCACCGCCCTGTTCGTGGAGTTCTTACTGGCCGCCGTGGACAG tgaacCAGAGAGCCGACTGACGGTGCTGTCGGTGAAGGCGATGCTGGCGATGCTGTGTGGAGGCAAACTGGTGGATAAACTCCGTT atgtgttttCTCAGATATCTGACTCCGGTGGTGTGATGGTTCTGTCCAAATTCGATGGGTTCCTGAGGGAAGCTCTGAAGTTGCCCACCGTCGTTCATGAAGCGCCGTCCTtcggctacacacacacaacagctcgCTCGTGCTTCCCACAGCAG AAGAGGGTGATGCTCAACATGTTCCTGGACATTGTCACCGACCCTCCTCAGTGTCTCGTTTGGCTGCCTCTCATGCACCGACTGGCCAACGTGGAGCACg TCCATCATCCCGTGTCTTGCTCTTTCTGTCGTGGTGAGGGGATGACGGGTTTCCGGTACCGCTGCCTCCGGTGCCGCGGCTACCAGCTCTGTCAGAACTGCTTCTGGCGCGGCAGCGTGAGCGGCTCCCACAGCAGCCGGCATCAGATGAAGGAGCACTCGTCCTGG aagTCCCCAGCGACTAAGCTTGGTCGAGCCCTGAGCAGGACTCTGGGTTGCGTGTCATCCAGAGATCCCCCCCACCCAATTTATCCAGAGGAACCTGAGAGGACGCTGAACCTGTCCAATATCGT CCCCTCTCGGCCTGTTGGAAACGCCAATGAGGCCATGttgctgtcctcctcctcacccggcTCCACCAAACG TTTGGCAGCGGCTCAGCGCATGAACGAGGAACACGCTCTGATCGCTGCGTACGTGAACCGTCTCCAGAGCAGCCCacg tagtgTGGACTGTCCCAGCAGACAGGATGAGGAGCACAAACTGATCGCCCGCTACACCTCCCGCCTGGCGGAGTCTGACGGTTCAGGA gTGATACCGAACCGGAGCATCAACTTTGACGTGAACAAGCAGAAGAGGGAGCTCATCGCTCAGCTGGAGAGTAAAAACAG AGAGATCTTGGCAGAGATAAAACATCTCCGCACGGAGCACGACGCCGCCTGCCAGCTCGGCCCGGAGAGGGGCACCACCAACCCCACCCTGCTGGCCGAGCTCCGCCTGCTCAG aCAGAGGAAAGACGAGCTGGAGCAGAGGATGTCGTCTCTACAAGAGAGCAGGAGGGAGCTGATGGTGCAGCTGGAGGGGCTGATGAAGCTGCTCAag GCGCAGGCCGCTGGCTCTTCTCACGCTTCTCCCTCCCGCCCGAGTCCTTCAGCCGTTCGCTCTCTAGGTGCCGCGTCTCCTCAGGCTCACATGTACCCCCCCCAGGACTCCCTggccggggtggggggggacgtTCAAGAGGCCTTCGCTCAAG GCTCAAGAAGGAACCTGAGGAACGACCTCCTGGTGGCAGCTGACTCCATCACCAACACTGTGTCCTCCCTGGTCAAGGAGCTGCACTCGG ATGATGgtcgggaggaagaggagcggctGCTGAACGGGAAGGACAGAG GTTAA